The genomic region CCACTCGACCCGAAGCCAGGTTCGGAAGCTCCAGCACCATCGCGCCAGTCAATACTGGTTTCTGCATCGGCATCAAATTCGAATGACATCCTGTCGGATTTGTCGGACGCGCAAGGTGAGCGACTCGCACTGGAGGAAGAGCATTCGCTTTGCCGGCCGGATGTCTTCGATGTATCTGCCCTTTTCTCTTGATTGAGTGAGCGCTCCACGTACTCAATGACTTTGATCGCATCTTTGCTTCGTTGATCGTTGCACAACAAGCCTACCAGATGTTCAACTGCTTCGAAATGATTCGGAGCAATCTTGACCACCTGCATCCAATGCTTTTCTGCTTCGGATCGTTGGCCGAGGGCCAAAAGTGTCGCTGCCAGGTTCGACGTTGCCTCCAGGTGCCTGGGGTCGCGCTCCAGGACTTTGGTATACCATCGTAACGCCTTCTGATAGTTTCCAAGCCCGTATGCCAAACAGCCGCCCAAGTGCATCCCATCGATCCATTGCCAATCGGTCTCTTGGCAGAGCCCTGTGATGTGGGACAGAGCGGTTGCAGCACGTGACGGAGGAGAATTGTCCACTGGCAACGGCGACACGATAGATGACACTGACGAGCCTGTAGATCTGCGAAGGGTTCTGTGCCTTTCGAAAGACTGCGATGGATGTATCGCCAATTCTTGGGACCTTCGATATTGGTCGTGCGATGCCCGTCTCTGGTAGTCATGGTCTACCATATGAACGCCGCTAGGTGACCACACAGAAGCGACGGCTTTGGGCGTAACAGACTGAGCAGAAGGTTCCTCGTGATCCGGCTCCACTGGCAAAGACTCCACGGGCGGATCTTCATCACTGAGCACCTGCGTGGCATCAGCGTCATTGTTCACCTTGGCCAATTGTAACGATGACCCAGTTGCAGATTGTCGAGGAGGCTTGGGATAGAAGCTCGGCCTCTGAGGTACGTGCTGTTGACCATGCGCATGTCGATTGTGCTGTTGCTGCCGTCTGGTATGGTGGATGAATGCAAGAAGTTCCCTATACTGCTGCAACGCCCACGAAAATGTCTTATCTCTTTGTTGACCATTAGGGGATGACGCGCCAAACTCTGCTTCAATGTCGTGACTTGAGGCTTGCGTGTCTTGGCCATATGGAATCGCCGGCCCATAAACACTCGCTTCTGTGTTGTGATAACCATTGCTCAGGTGGTTCGGCACTGGACGTCCCCAGGTGGCAGGATACACAGGATGGTGTCCCGTGTTGAAGTTCTGTATCGCCGGCGAAGGGAACACACTCGGATTAGCTAGTGGTGTCCAAGGGTTCTGTAAGGATGCACGCTGCTGCCACATCTGAGGTTGGTGCGTAAGGTGTGAACTTGGTATGGATCCCATGAAGTGGGGAGGATGGTAGAAGCGTGGATCGCGGACTGCAGCTGGTCTGTATGGGACGAATGTGCCATCATGCCAGTAAGGACCGTACGGCCCAGAGCCTTGGCCGCCAGATGCAGTAGGACCGAGATATTGGAAGGAGGGTTGTATCACGCTGGGAACGGTGAGTCCGTAGTACTGCTGCATGTTGTAGTGCTGAGTAGGCAGGCCTTGGTTGAGCATAGAGTCCATGACGGGAAACGTGCTCTGGGGCTGCGCAAACTGGCCGGCTGGCCAAGCGACACTGCCCTGTCCACTCCATGCTCCAAGACCAGAGTTCTGTCGTTGTAACTGAGAATGTGAGTGTTGAAGAAAAGTGCGCTTGCCGTGTGGAACTATCGCTGAAGCTGGTCTCGCCCGGGTGCTTTCACACAGTGGCAGTAGTTGATGCTTCAATGGCGGAGTCGAGTAGTCTGCTGATCCTTCGAAGCCAGCGTTCAACGTGCCATTAGGTGTCTTACGTCGAAGAGTGTTCTCTGCGCGTGGAGTGCGATCTCCCCCGTCAAGCGAGATATCGCTGCCATCTCTGCGCAAGCCTGTGTGATGGATGGGCAGAGCGTATCGCTGCGTCAGATAAGGCATGGAATCGGCGTGACGTCGTATACCCGAGGTCGAGCTCGAGACGTCGCCTGTATATGACGGAGCACTGTTAGGAAGCGAAACATCGGCGCTCATGGTGGCGCAGCTGAAAGGCACGCGGGCGGCGCAGGATCTAGTGCTGAGAAGGCGTGCCGCTCACGGAGAGTGATGGGTGCCTGTGCCTATGCCTGTACGGTCGCTTTCCACGTCTAACGCGCATGACATTATCGCAGCGTGCTGTTCATGTACTGCCGCGCCCACTCGTCCTTCGCTCTGTTTTGCTCGTTGCCGTTGCCGTTGCCGTTGCTGTCCGCGTGACCCAGTCCAGCCTCGACGCCCGTCCCAAAGGGCTACCAAGAAAATGTCGCCTCCAGGATGAGCCAGCGAGATGAGAGCACACAAAGCCGCCTGCCGTCAAGAGCGCGCAAGCACGGGTAGATTGGCGATGGGCAGCGGCGAGGAGCCGTGTCGCGGGCGGGTGTGCGCGGGTGTACGCATCAAACAAGCAACACAAAGGTCTGCCTGGTCGTCGACGCAAGGGGGATGTGATGGCTCTTCAGCGCAGCGCGGTGGGTGCTTACAGTGCGCGGCGGCGGTGTGAGGCGGCGGAAGCAGCAATGCGGCCTGGGTGGAATGTGGATGTTTGTGACGACGGCTACCAGGCTGCTGGAGTGTCGCACGCTGCCTCTGCTCCTGACATAGACGACAGCGAGACGGTTCGCGTGCCGCCCGCCGTGTGTGAGGTCCAGTCCCAACTCTGTAGTCCCCAACGACGCACTGAGCACGATGTACTGTCCTGTCGCTTCCCGTCTCCTGCTGTCCTGGCCGCAGCGGGCCAATGCTATGCTCTGCGCTGCGCTGTGCTGCTAGAGCCCGTCTGACCGACGCCGCGTTTCGTGGTGGAAGTGGAAGAGGTCTCGCTATGCGATGCTATGCTATGCTCTGCTCTGCTCTGCTCTGCTCTGCAGTGGTGCAGCATACACACATACCATACATACAGCAGCGGCGGAAGAGAAGGACAGCAGCAGCAACAGGACATGCATGCAGCGTCCTTCCTGCAGCGTGAGACTTCTTAGCGGTCCGCACCCTCGCACTTGGTAGTACTGGCTCCAACGTGGATGCTAGGCTTGCTTCGTCTGACGCGGCGTTCCACTAGATCCGCTTGGACACCAGCAGCTGTCTCTGCCCACCGCTCGCCTGTACCCTCGTACCGTACCGTGTGACGACTGCTATTCCCTCCTTCGGCGCCTTCCTGCTTGGTCCTTTTGCAGGCGCGGATCCTGTTTCTGTTTTCGTTTCGTACTTTGCTCAGATCCAGCATCCGCCGGAAGCACGACGCGGCACAGCACAGGCGCTGATGCTGCTCCAACACCTGATCCCCGTCTGCTGATTCGCGATGGATCGGCCTGGCCGCATGACACTTGCTTAAAGAGAGAGGCTTAGCACCCACCGTCCGACCTCAACGAACCTCTGCAGCATGTCGCTGCATCCTGTGCCACATGAAGACCGCCCACCAGGCGAATTACAGCTTGTGAGAGACTAAAGATCCCGCTCGGAACGTCTATTCTCGCCGCGATCGTCACCCATTGCACAAAGGCTCGGGTGATACGGGACGTTGCATCAGCGAGAAAGCAACTCCTGTAGCAAGCACCAACGCGAGAACATCCTCTTGTCGAGAGATCTTGTCAGATACGGCGCACGTGATAGCACGATGGACGACGAGCCACTGACGGCGAGGCGAGTCAGCTTCACCTATAGGCTATATGCAAGACATTGCCTCGCGATTCATGCTTCTGTCTGCAGGGTCTGCGCTGTTGGATCTACACGATAAGTCGGTCCAATATATCAGCAAGTTCTTATACAGCATCTCATCATGTCAGCAGCGATAATCAGAGTCAGCAGGCGGGATGGGCTGGCCATGTGCGACTAAATCAATGGATGACAGTGCTTGGACATGCTTGATTAAGGAGGAGGATAGTGCATGCCACAAAGTCAAGCCACGGCAACACCGCCGAGCAACCTGAGGCGGCAATGGGCATGTTCGTGTCGCACGTTGTGTTCACAGTTCATGCAACATCCTGACAGCCTGTCTTGCTGAGCCACCGCCGTTGAGCGAATACCGATTACAGCTCGGCGATTGAGTGGCTCTGCCCACGTCTCCTACTAGGAAGCATGTTCGTGTGTTGACAATTGTTGACGACGGCCTGATGCAATAGCATGTCTCTATCGCGATCTGCTCTAAAGATTCGCCTTCGACACCTCATGCATCTCATGAATGCGCGTTTCACTCTGCCATACACCCTTCTCCCAAGCCTCAAATTTCTGCTCATAGAACGCCCCCAGGTGCCTCCCCTCCTCTTCCACTAACAGCTCAGCGAGTCTCATGCCGTCCTCAATCGCATCATTCGCACCATAGCCGCCCAGGATTGGTTCCGCATGGACTGCATCCCCCAGCAGAACGATCCCTGAATGGCTAGCCTGGTCTAGAACACTTCTCTCAACTTGCAGCGTCCGCATCAGCCAGTTCAACATGCGATCTTTCTTCATCGTCGCGGGGTCGAAGACGAACTTGAAGGGGTCTTGTAGTTCGTGTCGAATACTGTTCACCTCCTGGAAGAGGGCGTCTGGAATCTCCTTTGCTGCTGACTTCGATCCATCTGGTCGGTATAGTTCGTCGTTCGCCTCCCTTCCAGGCCGGGAGTAAATATAGCTGATGCTAACTTCGTCCTTGTCAACGTCGCCAATGGAGATTTGAAAGATGGTATCGCTGAGCTTCTGCTGAACGACTGTAGCATCTCCAAGGTACGGTTTGATCTGCTGCTTGAAATCTTCCGAGCTCACGCGACGTTTGCCATTATAGACAGCGAAGGGCAAGATCTTGAAATCAGTCTTTGGTGATATCGTTTGTCGAACGATTGAGTGTGGTCCATCTGCTCCGACAAGGGCTTGAGCTTCATGACTGGCTCCGTTGACGAAGCTCAACTTGATCCCAGATGTGCTATCAAGGTCTTTCAGTTCGTGTTCTGATCGGATGTCCAGACCTTCAGCGAGGAGGGTCTCGAAACGGGTTCGATTGACTCGAAGAGTCGTTCCAGGATCGCTGCTGGCGTCGGCCTTTCCTGAGCCGTTCACAGCGGCGTCGACCACCACTTTGCTTCGAAAATTATTCTCTTCGAGGTTCAGGAGCTGCAGTAGAGGGCGGTATGAGCTGGCATGCAATGTGATACCGTAGCTGTTCCGGTTCGACGACGGTCTACTCTTTTCGAACAACACTGCCCGCACTCCTCGCTGCAGCAAACATCGACCAAGGACAAGACCCGCAATACCAGCACCTATGATACTGATGCGTCGTGGGGATGCCATTCTGCCAATGTCCAGAACGCAGGAAGTTTCAACTGCTGGAAGTGGAAGACAAGATGACGATTAGACTTCGCAGTAGCTGAAGCTTAAATCCGATCCATTGAAAGCCTCGTTAATGACTGTCGGACGGTCGACTTACTGAGATCTGATGGAAGCCCTGCGTAACACGTTACACATCCAAGAAAGTACTGTACACCACCAGGTTGCTGTCTCTATGAAGTCACCACCTGACTCTCCTCACTGCTCTCAAAATCGAGAGCCGCCGGCCGACTTTGCGTCCTGCTCTTCCTCCGATGGGGCAGCGGATTGTCGGGATCAAAATCATAGCCTTCCTGCATCATCGTGACCGTCCGACTGCTATTCCCTTCACTTGCGCACTGCTCCGGATCTGTATCCTGAGCAACTTCGAAGAAGGTGCTTGTCTTTTCTGTCGCCTTGAGTGCGGCATCAACGCTTTTCAGAAAGTGCTTCTCTCCACCGCACAGCTCCACAATTCCGGAGTCTTGGAAGAGCTGCCATAGTTTTCCCTTGCGTGATGAGAGACGACAGAAGAAGACCGTCGTGCCTCGATCTATGTAGTCGCTGACTATCTCGCAAAGTACCTGTGAAGCAGCGTAGTCCATGCCGGTGACGCCATGGATGTCAAAGATGACATTCTGGTTGTGTTGGCCTCCGCGGATCTTGGGTAGTGCAGGATGTGCGTAGCTTGTTCCATGGTCCTCCAGACGCTTGAGCCTGTTCTTGAGGTTGCCCGTATTGGCGAAGGTGAGGGGTTCTGGAATTTTGACAATCAGGCAGTGAGGGACCAACTCTACGCTGTCTTCTTGGGCCAGTACCTCCGCATTGTCGAAGTCCTGGGTGCCTGGAATTCGCCCCAGGATCTGAATGCGTGGTCGTGTGCTGTGCTTCAGTAGTCGGATGAGGGAAAAGACGATGCCGACGATGATGCCACCTCTCAGCGACCAGAAGAAAGTGGTGAGGAAGACTAGCAGCATCAAGAACAATTCCACGTAGCCGCCGACTTTCCAGAAAAACTTGATATCGTGGGGTGCTTCCTCCAGTAGACTGATCGAGACCACGGTGATCATGGCGGATAGCACTCCTTTCTGTTTGAGTTGTTAGCTGGCTCTGCATATACACAAGAGGCATCGCTTACCGGGATGTAGTAGAAGTATGGCAGCAACGCAAGAGTGCAGATGAGCGTGAACAGCGATAGCAGGATGCTGCTCATCGGCGTCTTACCACCGGTGCTCGAGTTGACCTTGCTTCTCCCATAGCCACCAAAGGCTGGGATTGCCATGAAGGCGCCCCCAACCACATTTGCAACGCCAAGCGCGACCAGTTCTCGATTAGAAGAGACCGTCATCCCGCGGATTCCGTCTGCCTCCTCTACCTCTTCAACAGTGCCGTCTTTGTTCGTCTTCTGGACTTTCTCGACCTTGGCATTTCCAGATCCTAGGCTCTTCGCAGCCACGCAGCTCTCGAAAAAGCCGAGAAGTGCAACGATGAAAGCAGTTTCAAAAGCGTCGCTAACATGTTTGAAGTTCTGCTTGTCGAACGGAAAGTGTGGTTCGAAGAGCTTGACTCCCTGAGGTGGTCGAATGTCGTTGATGATGTCCAGACCCTGCCCTTCCCAGTCGAACCACCACGCGCATAGTGCAGAGAGCACAACGATGATGAAGCGATCTGGGAAGAAGACGACCCAGCCCCAGCCTCTGAGTGGTTGCAGCCGCCGCTTCAACTCCCGCAGTACCAGAATCACACCTACTGCGCCGAAGCTGACAGCGCAGGTAAGCTTGTGAGCTTCATGTCCGTAATCGAAAAGAAACATGATCGAGTCCAGCGGAGACCCATGTGCTCTCTCCGAACGTGCAGCTTGTTTGTCCAAGCCCATCTCAGGAACGAGCTGGTTGATAAAGATGACCAGACCAATCGAGCTGATGAAGCCGCGAAGGAAGGGTCGGGAGAGCACGCTGTCCAGAAACCCAAGTCGCAGAATGCCAGCGATCAGGATGACAGCTCCTGCCAATCCAGTGACCATACCACCGACTTGACCAGCCTTCATACCATCATTCTCCCCAAAGTGACCTGCCTTGATGGCTTCACTTACCACGCTTCCAACCAACAACGAACCTGCAGCTTCTGGTCCGACTATCATCTGCGGGCATGTACCGAGCAGCGCGTATATGAGCGGATTGAAGACGAAAGCATAGAGTCCGTTGATAGGCGGCATGTGCGACAAATTCGCGGCATAAGATAATGCCATTGGAATGTAGAAGCTGGCCATGGTCAGTGCAGCGAGGAAATCTCCTTGTAAGAACTTCCAGCGGTATTGCGGCAGCCAATTCGCGATTGGAAAATAGTAGTAGATGTACCTACCGCAAATCAGTATGGAGCAGAAGTTGGATTGTTGAGAGATGAGAAATTGGTTATCTGCCACATTTGCTGTACGTACATCAGTCGTTCATGTTTGATGCCTGCCCGAGATGCCAGCCAGTGTGTTGTGCTCGTCTTCTTAGGACGGCCAAGCACACCGTCTGTCACAGCATCGGGCAGATAGCCTGGTATGATGCCATCTTGATTTATACCAGTGGGCTGCCGACCACCAAGACTTGGCCTGTTGAACCAGCTTTTGCTCTGCTCGAAACTGCCGGCGTCTGTATTCGCGGTCTGCACACTCGAGAAGCTGCCATAGCCTGGCTTCCACCTCGGTCGGGGAGAAAAGGCGCCATCTATGGGGCTCTGTCTCGACTGCTTCAACAAGGCCGTGCGATCGTTCAACTCGTCCTCACTGGGCTCGTCGATCGTTCCCGGTTGCTGAGTCGCGTCTGTGTTTGCATTCGCGGGCGCATGATCCTGAGGATGTATGCCGTCGTCCTGCAAGTACTGAGATCGGCGGTCGTCCGGCGAAGGAGGCGGCATATGGGACTGCCTCAGGTTGGAAGGGTGTGACGGGCGGTGTTGATGACCGGGACGTGACTGCGGCGTGCTACCTGAAGCACTCGACGGACTCGTGGGACTTCGCGGTGATGTAGAGCCGCTGTTGGGCTGTGAAGCCATCGCGGACGACTACAGACGAGGCAGCCCCTCCCAGCGATGCTTGCTTTTGGTGAGAAAGATGAGTTACGTGAAATGCAGAAAACAATGCTACATGTATCTACGACCACCGATCCCCACGAAAATAACGTTTAGCCGGCATTGCTTTGCCTGCTTGAAGGCGAGGCCGAGGACGCGGTGAGACTGCGTGAACGGTGTGCGTTGTCCGGGCAGAAGTGTCAGCGAGAAGGTCTAACAGCGCTACCTGGTCATGATATGGACAGCGACGTTCCAATGCCTGCCCTGCGCCTGATCTGATCGGATGACATTCTGTTCGACGTGAGTGGCTGCGCCATCAAGCTTTGGAAGCGCACGCGGGCTGGACTCGGCGAAGATTGTGCTGCCTCGATTTCAAGGCACACCGGAGAAACGGTCGGCCCGGAAACCCCAATTCCATCTGTGTGCGATTGAAAGTTCCAGCTCTTCTTCTCCACCAGACGGGAGCCTTTCAAGCAAAACATCCTCGTCCAGGCACCTTCTTTCTTCACAACATCGAGCTGAGCTTGACCATCTTACTCACTAGCCATGGGTAAGTTATCGGCCTCCTCGATTATGGCTGCAGCCAGAAATGGCTGAGAGACACGCGCTTACAATCTGCTTCAGCACCAAAGATCGACCCCAACGAGGAGAAAATCATCCACCTCCGTGCCACCGGTGGTGAGGTGGGTGCTTCATCCGCGCTCGCTCCAAAGATCGGTCCTCTTGGTCTCTCGCCCAAGAAGGTCGGTGAAGATATCGCCAAGGCAACTGGCGACTGGGTATGTCCGAAGAAGAAATCAGCCATTGAACTCGA from Fulvia fulva chromosome 2, complete sequence harbors:
- a CDS encoding Putative sulfate transporter; amino-acid sequence: MASQPNSGSTSPRSPTSPSSASGSTPQSRPGHQHRPSHPSNLRQSHMPPPSPDDRRSQYLQDDGIHPQDHAPANANTDATQQPGTIDEPSEDELNDRTALLKQSRQSPIDGAFSPRPRWKPGYGSFSSVQTANTDAGSFEQSKSWFNRPSLGGRQPTGINQDGIIPGYLPDAVTDGVLGRPKKTSTTHWLASRAGIKHERLMYIYYYFPIANWLPQYRWKFLQGDFLAALTMASFYIPMALSYAANLSHMPPINGLYAFVFNPLIYALLGTCPQMIVGPEAAGSLLVGSVVSEAIKAGHFGENDGMKAGQVGGMVTGLAGAVILIAGILRLGFLDSVLSRPFLRGFISSIGLVIFINQLVPEMGLDKQAARSERAHGSPLDSIMFLFDYGHEAHKLTCAVSFGAVGVILVLRELKRRLQPLRGWGWVVFFPDRFIIVVLSALCAWWFDWEGQGLDIINDIRPPQGVKLFEPHFPFDKQNFKHVSDAFETAFIVALLGFFESCVAAKSLGSGNAKVEKVQKTNKDGTVEEVEEADGIRGMTVSSNRELVALGVANVVGGAFMAIPAFGGYGRSKVNSSTGGKTPMSSILLSLFTLICTLALLPYFYYIPKGVLSAMITVVSISLLEEAPHDIKFFWKVGGYVELFLMLLVFLTTFFWSLRGGIIVGIVFSLIRLLKHSTRPRIQILGRIPGTQDFDNAEVLAQEDSVELVPHCLIVKIPEPLTFANTGNLKNRLKRLEDHGTSYAHPALPKIRGGQHNQNVIFDIHGVTGMDYAASQVLCEIVSDYIDRGTTVFFCRLSSRKGKLWQLFQDSGIVELCGGEKHFLKSVDAALKATEKTSTFFEVAQDTDPEQCASEGNSSRTVTMMQEGYDFDPDNPLPHRRKSRTQSRPAALDFESTVETSCVLDIGRMASPRRISIIGAGIAGLVLGRCLLQRGVRAVLFEKSRPSSNRNSYGITLHASSYRPLLQLLNLEENNFRSKVVVDAAVNGSGKADASSDPGTTLRVNRTRFETLLAEGLDIRSEHELKDLDSTSGIKLSFVNGASHEAQALVGADGPHSIVRQTISPKTDFKILPFAVYNGKRRVSSEDFKQQIKPYLGDATVVQQKLSDTIFQISIGDVDKDEVSISYIYSRPGREANDELYRPDGSKSAAKEIPDALFQEVNSIRHELQDPFKFVFDPATMKKDRMLNWLMRTLQVERSVLDQASHSGIVLLGDAVHAEPILGGYGANDAIEDGMRLAELLVEEEGRHLGAFYEQKFEAWEKGVWQSETRIHEMHEVSKANL